The Tenebrio molitor chromosome 2, icTenMoli1.1, whole genome shotgun sequence DNA segment AAATTGGAAAGCAGTATTATTTTCAGTCACATCTCTTATACTCAATTCTGCTTTAATCACTaatgaaaaaattcttttgtaatgttatttaaatttaaaccaaggttaaaaatatgcaacaaaaaataaaagttggaTTCGTTGTATTAATTGGGaattaaagttttttaaaaatctgaaaaaaaaaacggaaataCCACAAGTCAGGGAAAAACAAAGTCTTCTTTCATAAAACTGCTGAAGTAATTAAAATGTGgcaaattataatattttttgcttcCCTTCTCTCATTTTTATGACGgtttttttcttattgttaTTTGTTTGTACAGTCCCTGCTTAGACCCCAGATTTTACTTGGAAAAGAAATTCGGAATATTTTTGCATTGGCGAACAGCTCCGCGTAAAAGTGAATGAATGAGGTTGTCACTTTCCAATCGCAGTTTTACTTTCTattcatttcaatatttgaagATGATAGGAAGACACTTTCTTTTACCGTACAACCTGATCTaatattatgttttttaaacacTCACCTGTGGGTTTCACCCGGACAATTATCTCGTCGCTTGGTGAAATAGTGATTGTcgtattttcgaaaatatcctgcaaaaagtaaaaatttactatttttaaCAGTTAACCTCGCCTCAGGAATAACGAGATACCAGTCAAAAGAAAGGATTTTTATCTGATGGCATGGCTGACATGAGACGTGActtgttattgtaaaaatatagACAACAAGTATTGTTGTTTTGTGTCGCCTGATGTTAATCCTATTCTTTTTCTCCAAGTATGTTATCTTAATATGATTCTTATTTTCACATAAACCTTGACCATGGATGTGTCGTGGTTGCATTTTATCGCTTTCTATTGTTTCAAAttgattgttttgttatggaaatttacatttaacaaAGCAGGTGGttttaataatcaaaaaaCTATTGAATGTTAACTAACCGCTTTTTTATGTTCAACACATTTTGGAAGAAAAAGCTGGAATATTTTGTAGGAGTAAGAAAATGTCAGTTATAACGAGCGTTCACAAAAATATATGGTCAATCAGGTCGTATTTTTAGTTGATATGCTTTGACATCTCCTTcggatacataacctcactttaattttgatattattgtaataattaatttaaagtaaaaacgaTCGTGTCGCACAaagaaaacaacaattttttgcaaaaaaaaaaaatgataccGTTGCCTGTTACGTTAAAGGGAGTAAAAGCAGTACCAGGTCATTCAAGGTTCGAAGTTCGAAGAGTAAAGAAGAGATAATCTCCTTGAGGCCAATTGACCACAAACTTTTTGAACAATCTTTACCTACGCTGTAAAAAGCGTGATAATCAAagcagttttaaaaaaaatctctttctGTGAATTACGATTAGGCAGGATTTTATTACATCCTGTATTGCTGGATAAAGATAATTTAAGTCCAAGTGATAATGAAGTTTGTTCAAAGTTggattttattctttatgatcattttaattaagtgaaaaaacgttgtattcaactcgttcgtgtgtaaattaggCTCTTTATGGCACTGTGTTAGCATTGACAGTGACGTTTTTCTAATTACCACAAATTCAAATCGTTGCattaaaatacaaattgtttttacaatttttctattCCACCCTAATCACAATTTCAGTTTGTttcaaataagtgaaaaagttaaatttatcaaatcaAATCAAAGGATGTAAGATCTAATAACACATTCTTAAGTCAGTGCGTTATGTAattatgaattaaaaatgttaattttaaaagttgcaCAATGTTTTGGTTGTTTATTGATTGTGCATTTCAGTCTTTTTGCTGTTAACGAACTGGTTTAAAATCAACTAAAAACCTAGTTTAGTCTGAATCTAAACCGGATAAAGTTGTTTCCAAGTAGATTTTAAATATGCATTTCAAAATTAGAATAGAATATTTCACCGTAATTCCGGTTtaaatcaattatattttttactaaacGGAATCTTTGATAATAAGTTTCTAGATCCAAAAAGCTGAAAGTGTAATAACAGATTTTCtaaacattttgatttttgtttttatctttTGTCACGTATatgcacttttttttaaaattaggttGAAAGTATTTTATGACTCATTGTCATTATAGAAAACACTAACACTTAATGAATCATAATTTTCCAACGAAAAGTGCAACGACCACGTAGGCAATCAACTTTACATCTCTCACCTTCACAGTGTATTGTGACGCTGCAGTAATATTCAAATCCGACAAAGTAATATTCAGCCTGTAGGGATAACCGTCTACTCTGTTGCTCAGAAAACCTATAGCAGCAGACGTAGCACCACTTTCGTCCTTTGGTAGAAttggttttgtccaaatatcgatttttttaacCTGTATAGAGAAAATATAATCTTAACCAAAAACAAGAATATTGTAGCGTACGGTTGACACTAATCGTCCTTGCACACCTAGAGGATCTTGATTAATGCTTATAATCTCcttatttaacaaaatatcTCTAAATTTCGGTTCGATGGTTCTCAAATCAACAGACATAATTAAGGGCGCTGCCATGATGGCCCAGATTGCCATTTGCGCTTTGCTTTGTTCGTAGCTCAGTCCAAAATTACCAAtaattaactaaaattaagCTCTGTACGACAAATTTCCATTGGTTAGGTCCTTCTAAATTACCATATCGGGGTCGTTCCAGTGACTAGTTCCCGAAAAAGAAGCGATACGATCTTGATTGTCACTAAACcacttcaaaatatttgtcacgtTGGACCAAGTATCGTCTATGTCGTCCCAGTTCCGCCACAAATTACAAGTTTCTTGTAGCACAGTGTAGTTGGACTAAAACTGTCACCtaagttttgtttaaattaaaagaaaagcaTTTACTTTGATTCCTAATGGTTCTTGGTAAGCTGGCCAACTGCATGAGTAGACTATTGGGCGTCCAGTTTGGTTCAAATATCTACCCATTTCAATATAACCTAACAAAAGTATAGTAGTAGACCAGTTTACGAGTATATTCTCCTGTCACAACTCTACCTTGTTGCAATTCATCGATGTCTGCATAACAGCCGTCTAATTTCAAATAATCTACTTCCCACTCTGCAAAAGTTTTAGCGTCGGTTTCTAAATGGCCGTGACTACCAGGATATCCAGCACAAGTTTTAGTACCATAGTCACCatatattccaaattttaatcCTTTGCTGTGTACCTAAAAATATAAGGTAGAATAACAGACAAGTATATgttttaaagaacaaaaattatatcaTATATCAAATCGTATTTTATTAAGTAAGTCATTCTTGATTTTTTACACATGATCAATCATTGCACAAATAACTTAAGTTACAGAAGTATCTAATTTGTGATAACAGCTCTGCAGGTATGTTACTTACGTAATCAGCAAGAGCTTTGATTCCATTAGGAAATCTAGTAGCATTGGGCTGTAGTCTTCCTTGATCATCTCGTTCTTTAGATGCCCAACAGTCGTCGATTATAAGGTATTCGTATCCTGCTTCCAAATATCCATCGGCTGCTAAATGATCAGCCATCGATCGGAATAGCTTTTCGCTAGAGTTAACAAAGAGTATGAAggcaatttttcgatttttaaatcattactTGATACATTCGTCGGGATAAGCGTCGCAATCAACCAAACATCTGAATCTCTGCCAGTGCATCCACCCCATTGGGGGGGTAAGAGCGAGTCCATTGTCTAAAGTTTGTCCCAATGGAATGTATACTGCACACAGAAGTAGCCACAACATTTTCAAGTGTTGTTCCCTAgtactgcaaaaaaaaatatataattatttaatctaATGTAGAAAAGAACACGATATGGTTTAAAGCAAAGGtaaaataaattgtgcagGAAAAGAATTACAGAGGGAGATAAAAAGTacctaataaataaaataaaccaaGATCCAGAGCAAACACATATCATATCACTGGTAATGTGCAAAATCAGTAATATAATAATAGCAATGTTAACGGCAGTTAACCAAACGTTTAGAGCACAAACATATATGTAAAAACAGATAAGAAAGTAGTagtaacaataataaacaaacTGTGAAAATTATGTGTGAGAgagaaataatagaaaaacagtatattatacaccaaggtggagaagttcatgattatagccagagcgccaagattagatcccgaggcgcgccgagggatgtaaggcgcgaaagctataagggacttctctaacgtggtttatatactatttttttcactactagatactttctgataataattattaataaaattattttgtcggatgcgacggatccgagttgtcatttccaaacggttgctatgaaaatcgtctacgttaaccaatgaaataagcgacaatctttcgttgctaggtgacggttgttcattattaaccctgggttaataatgaaaaattattaaccagtaggagagaaattctacttctgggttcgGTTCGAGAGTAGTGCAATAGcgtaggtatttttttttaaataacgataTAAGTGGTTTCTTTTAcctaaataaaatgtcaattttgaaaaatacagacaTACATAAACATAAGCCCTCATCGTTTACCGTTTTTTAGAAACAAATaagtttaatattaaattaagttcaataataaaagttttaataaatttgcaaaatatatTGTAGGTACGGTTTTTTCAACAGTTGTTAACAATATGTATATAGATATTTCTAaaaagacatttaaaaaaaattaaaaatcaacagttgattttaaatgaaaatcttTAATTGTTGGGAAAGTAATGAGGTAGTGTCCAGATTTAAAAGGAttataagaaataaataatttaataatttcttttcaTTAAAGCAAACAatcattcatttaaatttatcataaCCTAAGGATTTTATTGATAACGACAAATTAATAGTTGTAATAAAAACCATAGTAACATTTACCTGCTAGTAGAGGAGAGTGGtgtaaatttttgataaatttgttttggctTTCATACTtcataatagatttttttcactactagtcttagaaggcgtcattattgagaCTTGAatcgaccccagaagtagaatttctctccctaggttaataattttttattattaaccagtagtcaataatgaacagccgtcacctagcaacgaaagattttctttgattttattggttaacgtagacagacgattttcaattttcatagcaaccgttgaaaaatgagaactcggatcgtcgcatcggacaaacaaatttaattaataattattattagaaagggttttaacggatctagtagtgaaaaaaataatatatagaccacgctagagaagacaattttaaccctcgcttctttattcccctcgaagcttcgcttctcggggaataaactacctcggcttaaaaaaatgtcttctctaccttggcgtataattactatttttcactactagtctcagaaggcgtcattattgactctcgaaccgaccccagaagtagaatttctctccctaggttgataataattttcattattaaccaaggtcaataatgaacagccgccacttagcaacgaaagattttcgttgatttcattggttaacgtagacgattttcatagcaaccgttgaaaaatgagaactcggatcgtcgcatcagacaaaataatttgattaataattattatcagaaagggttttaacgtacctagtagtgaaaaaaatagtatataaaccacggtgaagaagtcccttatagacttcgcgccttagaaccctcggcacgcctcgggctctaatcttggggctctggctataatcatgaacttcttcaccttggtgtataatatactaataTTATACTGAATAGTTTAACCAAAATTTTTactccaaaataaaaattcaagaaaaattgAGCGAGCTTTGGTAGGTATATTGGGTGCCTCAAAATTCTTCAGAACAACTCAGTATGGCAACATTGCCTTGATTGCTGTTTtgtatttccatggatacaaaaaaaaggaaatattggcagattattgaaataaatggaatgtttttaaatgttgtcacatttagtgtaacaaagAGGTCCatattttctacaaaaaagaaggtAGAttcttttaaacatttttacctgatattttatgactacttaacaccgtactgctaagctgttccacgcattttgggacaccctgtatatacatttttatctatcatgtttattattttttttatctattgcattatatttatttaaagacAAATTGAAgttgaaatataaattatttactaaaTGATAAGGTATTGGCAATAATGATTTATGTTGTAAAAGGGATTTGgattaaaatgtttccaaaaaGTTTCTCAGCATACAAGCAACAAAACAACATAGAAtcaagtaaataaattattagatttGACGGTTAAGAAAACTGTCacgtcattattattattgctatAATGAAGAACGTGGGAGCACTAAGTAATGAAGGTTGTACGATGCGATTAAGTGATTAACagttacttagataaggggcggttatgactttgacagtgtcagatttttcgtatctttgctaactcagctaataaacgtcaaacaactgtcattaTGAGTCAAATTTTAACACAACAATGGTATTTATTTCAGAACATAAGTGAATCTTATTTTCGTAATGCTTTTTTCAATAACGGAAAATAGGCATGCAGCACTGTTGGCTGTTTGA contains these protein-coding regions:
- the LOC138123265 gene encoding alpha-N-acetylgalactosaminidase-like; its protein translation is MLWLLLCAVYIPLGQTLDNGLALTPPMGWMHWQRFRCLVDCDAYPDECINEKLFRSMADHLAADGYLEAGYEYLIIDDCWASKERDDQGRLQPNATRFPNGIKALADYVHSKGLKFGIYGDYGTKTCAGYPGSHGHLETDAKTFAEWEVDYLKLDGCYADIDELQQGYIEMGRYLNQTGRPIVYSCSWPAYQEPLGIKSNYTVLQETCNLWRNWDDIDDTWSNVTNILKWFSDNQDRIASFSGTSHWNDPDMLIIGNFGLSYEQSKAQMAIWAIMAAPLIMSVDLRTIEPKFRDILLNKEIISINQDPLGVQGRLVSTVKKIDIWTKPILPKDESGATSAAIGFLSNRVDGYPYRLNITLSDLNITAASQYTVKDIFENTTITISPSDEIIVRVKPTGVVLLIATPVSGK